Within Chloroflexota bacterium, the genomic segment CCGCACCTTCATCCAGGCCGGTGGTTTCGGTATCCAGGTAAACCGGTTGCCGTTTCAGCCACGCTTTGGCCTGCCGAATGGCATCCCAGCGGCTCATGCATCTTCCTCCGGTGCATTTTGCAAAATGGCCTCAATGCGCTCCAGCACCTCATCGCCGAGTTTGTCTAAAGCCTCGGCGGCACCCAGGTTCTCTTCCAGTTGGTCCATGCGGGTCGCGCCGGTAATCACGCTGGAGACCTCTTTGCGGCGCAGCAGCCAGGCGATAGCCAGTTGGGCTGTGGTGATGTCCAGGTCGGCAGCCAAAGCAGAAAGTTGCCGCACTTTTGCAATCACCTCGGGCGTAATCCGGTCGCGAATCCAGCCCATGTTTTCCAGCGAGGCCCGGCTGCCCTCGGGGATGCCATCGTTATACTTGCCCGTCAGAATGCCGGAATAAAGCGGGCTCCACGTGGTCAGGCCAATGCCAAAGCGCCGAGCCACCGGTGCGAGTTCCATTTCCACGCGGCGGCGGTGCAGCATGTTGTACTGCGGCTGCTCCACCACCGGCGGGATGAGGTGGTGCTGACGCGCCAGGCCCACGGCCTCCACAATCTGCGCTGCCGTCCATTCCGAGGTGCCCCAGTAGAGGATTTTCCCCTGCTGGATGAAAATGTTCATCGTGTAAACCACCTCTTCCACCGGCGTATCGGGGTCAAAGCGATGGCAATAATAAATATCCAGGTAATCGGTCTGCAAGCGCCGCAGCGAAGCATGCAGCGACTCGCTCATGTGCTTGCGCG encodes:
- a CDS encoding aldo/keto reductase: MHYRRLGQSGIKVSEISYGAWVTFGNQLSQQEATDLVHAAYDRGINFFDNADVYARGQAEIIMGKAIQGLPREGLVLSSKVFWPTMPGPNGRGLSRKHMSESLHASLRRLQTDYLDIYYCHRFDPDTPVEEVVYTMNIFIQQGKILYWGTSEWTAAQIVEAVGLARQHHLIPPVVEQPQYNMLHRRRVEMELAPVARRFGIGLTTWSPLYSGILTGKYNDGIPEGSRASLENMGWIRDRITPEVIAKVRQLSALAADLDITTAQLAIAWLLRRKEVSSVITGATRMDQLEENLGAAEALDKLGDEVLERIEAILQNAPEEDA